One genomic region from Gemmobacter aquarius encodes:
- the rhaS gene encoding rhamnose ABC transporter substrate-binding protein — MSILRKALTTAALATALIANGAHAETKRIALVVKALGIGFFEAANKGAEEAAKELGDVEIIYTGPTDTTAEGQIEVINSLIAQGVDAIAISANDPDAVAPALKKAMERGITVISWDSGVAKDGRQMHLNPSSSALIGNTIIKLAADHMPDGGDVAILSATSTSTNQNIWIEEATKVLPNYPGVNLVATVYGDDLADKSYREAQGLIQTYPNLKAIIAPTTVGILAASQAVTDAGKIGSINVTGLGLPSEMAGAVESGATVSFAIWNPIDLGYAATMLAYNISNGAKAEPGASIPMGRMGAATLDDNNEAAMSDPFTYDKSNIEEFKSIF, encoded by the coding sequence ATGAGCATACTTCGCAAGGCACTGACGACGGCGGCACTCGCCACCGCACTGATCGCCAACGGAGCCCACGCCGAAACCAAGCGCATCGCGCTGGTGGTCAAGGCGCTTGGCATCGGCTTCTTCGAGGCTGCCAACAAGGGCGCGGAAGAAGCGGCCAAGGAACTCGGCGATGTAGAGATCATCTACACCGGCCCGACCGACACCACCGCCGAAGGCCAGATCGAGGTGATCAACAGCCTCATCGCCCAAGGCGTGGACGCCATCGCCATTTCGGCCAACGACCCCGACGCCGTGGCGCCTGCGCTGAAAAAGGCGATGGAGCGTGGCATCACCGTGATTTCGTGGGATTCGGGCGTGGCCAAGGACGGCCGCCAGATGCACCTGAACCCGTCATCTTCCGCGCTGATCGGCAATACGATCATCAAGCTCGCCGCCGATCACATGCCCGATGGCGGTGACGTGGCGATCCTGTCGGCGACGTCAACCTCGACCAACCAGAACATCTGGATCGAAGAGGCCACCAAGGTGCTGCCGAACTATCCGGGCGTGAACCTTGTCGCCACCGTCTATGGCGATGACCTTGCCGACAAATCCTACCGTGAAGCCCAAGGCCTGATCCAGACCTACCCGAACCTGAAAGCGATCATCGCGCCGACGACCGTGGGCATCCTTGCCGCAAGCCAAGCCGTGACCGATGCCGGCAAGATCGGTTCGATCAACGTGACGGGCCTTGGCCTGCCGTCGGAAATGGCCGGTGCCGTCGAATCCGGTGCCACGGTCTCCTTCGCGATCTGGAACCCGATCGATCTGGGCTATGCGGCGACCATGCTGGCCTACAACATCTCGAACGGTGCCAAGGCTGAACCGGGCGCATCGATCCCGATGGGCCGGATGGGTGCGGCAACGCTTGACGACAACAACGAAGCGGCCATGTCGGACCCCTTCACCTACGACAAGTCGAACATCGAAGAGTTCAAGTCGATCTTCTGA
- a CDS encoding bifunctional rhamnulose-1-phosphate aldolase/short-chain dehydrogenase, which yields MTTAVAANRLMNLWDDARAAGMTEPEKLLYRSNLLGSDKRITNYGGGNTSAKVMETDPLTGQPVEVLWVKGSGGDVGSIKMDGFATLYMEKLRALKGIYRGVAMEDDMVGLLPHCTFNLNARAASIDTPLHAYVPKQHVDHMHPDAIIAIAASRNSRDLTQAIFGDDIGWLPWKRPGFELGLWLEKFCLDNPDAKGVVLESHGLFTWDDDAKACYALTLEIIQKAMDWFAVETAGKTIFGGAAAQSLQADARRAVAARLMPAIRGMVSADHRMVGHFDDQPAVLEFVNSAKLKPLAALGTSCPDHFLRTKICPLVVGFDPAKPDVDATLAALAGQVAEYRQGYAAYYERCKHPDSPPLRDPNAVVYLVPGVGMLTFAKDKATARISGEFYVNAINVMRGADTVSEYCGLPEQEAFDIEYWLLEEAKLSRMPKPKSLAGRVAFVTGGAGGIGSACAERYLREGACVMLADIDEAALKATAENLSSRHGRDVVRTVVMNVTDEAAVLAAYAHTAVEFGGLDILVSNAGIASSAPIEETSLALWNKNMDILSTGYFLVSREAFKTFRAQGIGGAVVFVASKNGLAASPNASAYCTAKAAEIHLARCLALEGAEAGIRVNVVNPDAVLKGSKIWSGEWLDQRASTYKTDKDGLEEMYRQRSMLKRSVLPEDIAEAAYFLASDLSAKSTGNILNVDAGNVQAFTR from the coding sequence ATGACCACTGCCGTCGCCGCCAACCGGCTGATGAACCTATGGGATGACGCCCGTGCCGCAGGGATGACCGAGCCTGAAAAGCTGCTCTACCGGTCCAATCTGCTCGGGTCCGACAAGCGGATCACCAATTACGGCGGCGGCAATACATCGGCCAAGGTGATGGAAACCGACCCGCTGACCGGCCAGCCGGTCGAGGTCTTGTGGGTCAAGGGGTCGGGCGGCGATGTCGGGTCCATTAAGATGGACGGTTTCGCCACGCTTTACATGGAAAAGCTGCGGGCGCTGAAGGGCATCTATCGCGGGGTCGCGATGGAGGATGACATGGTGGGCCTGCTGCCGCATTGCACGTTCAACCTGAATGCACGGGCGGCGAGTATCGACACGCCGCTGCACGCCTATGTTCCGAAACAGCACGTCGACCACATGCACCCCGATGCGATCATCGCGATTGCCGCGTCAAGGAACAGCCGCGACCTGACGCAGGCCATTTTCGGCGATGATATCGGCTGGCTGCCGTGGAAGCGCCCCGGTTTCGAGCTTGGGTTGTGGCTGGAAAAGTTCTGTCTGGATAATCCCGATGCCAAGGGCGTGGTGCTCGAATCGCATGGCTTGTTCACTTGGGATGACGATGCGAAAGCCTGCTACGCGCTGACGCTGGAAATCATTCAAAAGGCGATGGACTGGTTCGCCGTGGAAACCGCTGGCAAGACCATTTTCGGCGGCGCTGCCGCGCAATCGCTGCAAGCGGATGCCCGACGCGCGGTTGCCGCCCGCCTGATGCCCGCGATCCGTGGCATGGTCAGCGCCGACCACCGCATGGTCGGCCATTTCGACGACCAACCCGCCGTGCTGGAATTCGTCAACTCGGCCAAGCTTAAACCGCTGGCGGCCCTTGGCACGTCTTGCCCCGACCATTTCCTGCGGACCAAGATTTGCCCGCTGGTCGTGGGCTTCGATCCGGCGAAACCGGATGTGGACGCCACGCTTGCGGCACTGGCAGGGCAGGTGGCCGAATACCGCCAAGGCTATGCCGCCTATTACGAACGGTGCAAACACCCCGACAGCCCGCCGCTGCGCGACCCGAACGCGGTGGTCTATCTGGTGCCCGGTGTGGGGATGCTGACATTCGCCAAGGACAAGGCCACGGCGCGGATTTCGGGCGAGTTCTACGTCAACGCGATCAACGTGATGCGCGGCGCGGATACGGTTTCCGAATATTGCGGGCTGCCCGAACAGGAAGCCTTCGATATCGAATACTGGCTGCTGGAAGAAGCAAAGCTGTCGCGGATGCCCAAGCCCAAATCGCTGGCGGGCCGCGTGGCATTCGTCACGGGGGGCGCGGGCGGGATCGGGTCGGCCTGCGCGGAACGCTACCTGCGCGAGGGCGCTTGCGTCATGCTGGCCGATATCGACGAGGCGGCGCTGAAAGCCACGGCCGAAAACCTGTCGAGCCGCCACGGGCGCGACGTGGTGCGGACGGTGGTGATGAACGTGACCGACGAGGCGGCGGTGCTGGCGGCCTATGCCCATACGGCGGTGGAATTCGGGGGCTTGGACATTCTGGTGTCGAACGCCGGTATCGCCTCGTCCGCGCCGATCGAGGAAACCTCGCTGGCGCTGTGGAACAAGAACATGGATATCCTTTCGACGGGATATTTCCTTGTCAGCCGCGAGGCGTTCAAGACGTTCCGCGCGCAAGGTATCGGCGGGGCGGTGGTGTTTGTGGCGTCAAAGAACGGCCTTGCCGCCAGCCCGAACGCATCGGCCTATTGCACGGCCAAGGCCGCCGAAATCCATCTGGCGCGCTGCCTTGCGCTGGAAGGGGCCGAAGCGGGCATCCGCGTGAACGTGGTCAACCCCGATGCGGTCCTGAAAGGGTCGAAGATCTGGTCGGGCGAATGGCTTGACCAGCGGGCCAGCACCTACAAGACCGACAAGGACGGGCTGGAAGAGATGTATCGCCAGCGGTCGATGCTGAAGCGGTCTGTCCTGCCCGAAGACATTGCGGAAGCGGCCTATTTCCTCGCCTCGGACCTGTCGGCCAAATCTACGGGCAATATCCTGAACGTGGACGCGGGCAACGTCCAAGCCTTCACACGGTGA
- a CDS encoding DeoR/GlpR family DNA-binding transcription regulator has product MHESERHRIILSAVQERPVATVADLVTLTGASEATVRRDIATMHVQKKLRRVRGGAESIAPPNFVGINARPFSMDEGIRSAEKRAIARAAVDLCDDGSPIIINGGTTTFQMVHPLTAKRLQVFTNSFPIAEHLLKHSKNTVLLPAGAIYREQNIILSPFDNDGSSHFWARRMFMGCRGLGPLGLMEGDPLLIQAEQKLIGQADELVVLADSTKFAKRSSMLLCPLARIHTVITDEGISDRDASMLEAADVRLIVAQVGASDRNMAAQEA; this is encoded by the coding sequence ATGCACGAAAGCGAAAGGCACAGAATCATCCTGTCCGCCGTGCAGGAACGCCCCGTGGCGACCGTGGCCGATCTGGTCACGCTGACTGGCGCGTCCGAAGCCACGGTGCGGCGCGATATCGCGACGATGCATGTCCAGAAGAAACTGCGCCGCGTGCGGGGCGGGGCCGAATCCATAGCGCCGCCGAATTTCGTCGGCATCAACGCCCGCCCCTTCAGCATGGACGAAGGCATCCGCAGCGCGGAAAAGCGCGCCATCGCCCGCGCGGCGGTCGACCTGTGCGACGATGGCTCGCCCATCATCATCAACGGCGGAACGACCACATTCCAGATGGTGCACCCGCTGACGGCCAAGCGCTTGCAGGTGTTCACCAACAGCTTTCCCATTGCGGAACATCTGCTCAAGCATTCCAAGAACACCGTCCTGCTGCCCGCAGGCGCGATCTACCGCGAACAGAACATCATCCTGTCGCCCTTCGACAATGACGGCTCGTCGCATTTCTGGGCGCGGCGCATGTTCATGGGATGTCGCGGCCTTGGCCCCCTGGGCCTGATGGAGGGCGACCCCCTGCTGATACAGGCCGAGCAAAAGCTGATCGGTCAGGCGGACGAGCTGGTCGTGCTGGCCGACAGCACGAAATTCGCCAAGCGGTCGAGCATGCTTTTGTGCCCGCTGGCACGCATCCACACCGTCATCACCGACGAAGGAATTTCCGACCGTGACGCGAGCATGCTCGAAGCGGCGGATGTACGGCTGATCGTGGCGCAGGTTGGCGCCTCGGACAGGAATATGGCCGCGCAGGAGGCATAA